The following proteins come from a genomic window of Deltaproteobacteria bacterium:
- the mutM gene encoding bifunctional DNA-formamidopyrimidine glycosylase/DNA-(apurinic or apyrimidinic site) lyase — protein sequence MPELPEVEVIRRGLLPHLLQKKVTRVVSCNRKLRFPVPRKGLTCFVQGSRVTAVDRRAKYLLFAMDSGALMVVHLGMTGRLILMPAGSARSVHDHLRFFLDSGKELRFNDVRRFGSVRLLQPGHDNGARVFAGLGPEPLGRDFSPEYLYRYTRGKSKPLKNLLMDSRAVVGIGNIYANEILFAAGLSPERPAGTLSRQGCQRLVQSCRHVLLRAIECGGTTIADFVNSSGSPGYFQAELQVYGRKDEACLRCGAAIIRQSLAGRATFSCPHCQR from the coding sequence GTGCCTGAACTGCCCGAAGTGGAGGTAATCAGACGGGGCTTGCTGCCGCACCTGCTGCAAAAGAAGGTGACCAGGGTTGTGAGCTGCAACCGTAAGCTCCGCTTCCCAGTGCCGCGAAAAGGTCTCACCTGTTTTGTACAGGGCAGCCGGGTGACAGCTGTTGACCGAAGAGCCAAGTACCTTCTCTTCGCCATGGACAGCGGTGCTCTCATGGTGGTTCACCTTGGGATGACCGGGCGGCTCATATTGATGCCTGCAGGCAGCGCCAGATCTGTTCACGATCACCTGCGCTTTTTTCTGGACAGCGGCAAGGAGCTTCGTTTCAATGACGTGCGCCGCTTCGGATCCGTACGGCTGCTGCAGCCGGGACACGACAATGGCGCACGGGTGTTTGCCGGCCTGGGTCCAGAACCACTGGGCAGGGACTTTTCACCGGAATACCTCTATCGCTATACCCGGGGCAAGAGCAAGCCATTGAAAAACTTGCTCATGGACAGCAGGGCAGTGGTGGGCATCGGCAACATTTATGCAAATGAGATCCTCTTTGCTGCTGGCTTATCTCCAGAGCGCCCGGCTGGCACACTGTCGCGGCAGGGATGCCAGCGGCTGGTGCAGAGCTGCCGTCATGTGCTGCTGCGGGCTATAGAGTGCGGCGGCACTACCATTGCAGACTTTGTCAACAGCAGTGGGAGTCCGGGCTACTTCCAGGCTGAATTGCAGGTTTATGGCCGCAAGGACGAAGCCTGTCTCCGGTGCGGTGCGGCAATTATCCGCCAGAGTCTGGCTGGCCGGGCCACCTTTTCCTGCCCGCACTGCCAGCGGTAA
- a CDS encoding PBP1A family penicillin-binding protein → MARQPPLFAPGDPGTAATLCCRGRIIAMSRKLSSKKAFSLWVALVLLAGVASGSLLGLYLGLSHDLPSIQKLENFQPSAVTRVFSADGQEIAEFFVEKRVPVPLDRIPAYLKDAVIATEDRRFYQHAGLDWRGILRAVCKDILSMRLKQGGSTITQQLAKILFLNPEKTLTRKLKEAILALQIERRYRKDEILALYLNQIYLGSGAYGVEAAANTYFGKHVWQLDLAECALIAGLPRAPNRYSPLLHPDRAMQRRAAVLKNLLHTGYITAEQYSAASAKPLQLAAEQNTGNRAPYFVSYLRPKLEKILGENLLYRGGLRVSTTLRADWQQAARSALESGLEVVDRRHPESREQVEGAIIVLDVHTGMIRAMVGGRSHDRSKFNRAVQAKRQPGSAFKPIIYAYALEHGYTQASRIWDAPISYPQKNGGRWQPQNYSGTYEGEITLRRALEISQNIVAIKLLERLGVNPVIDFAHRLGIKSNLQPNLSLALGTSEVSLLELVSAYQAFANGGIWIEPAGITAVVDSHNRPVWQNVPNSSAVLTQEAAYILTDMLRGVIKRGTGRAAARLPWPLAGKTGTTEANRDALFVGYSPQVAVGVWVGYDSSKSLGRGETGARAALPIWKKVMRAILPQTERRDFERPDTVILVQMDEKTGKRATQQCRDAVTAAFVKGTEPGEYCEEGSETSGGKFY, encoded by the coding sequence ATGGCCAGGCAGCCGCCCCTGTTTGCTCCAGGGGACCCGGGAACAGCAGCCACACTCTGCTGCCGAGGTCGCATAATTGCCATGAGCAGAAAACTATCGAGCAAAAAGGCCTTTTCCCTGTGGGTGGCTCTTGTGCTGCTGGCTGGCGTGGCCAGCGGCTCCCTGTTGGGGCTTTATCTGGGGTTGTCGCATGATCTGCCCAGCATTCAGAAACTGGAAAACTTTCAGCCCAGTGCTGTGACCAGAGTTTTTTCTGCGGACGGACAGGAGATCGCCGAGTTTTTTGTAGAGAAGCGTGTTCCAGTGCCGCTCGACCGGATACCTGCCTATTTGAAAGACGCAGTGATTGCCACGGAGGATCGGCGCTTCTATCAGCATGCCGGCCTCGACTGGCGGGGTATTCTGCGAGCAGTATGCAAAGACATCCTGTCCATGCGCCTCAAACAAGGCGGCAGCACCATCACCCAGCAGCTTGCCAAGATCCTCTTTCTCAATCCTGAAAAGACCCTGACAAGAAAACTCAAGGAAGCAATCCTGGCCCTGCAGATCGAGCGGCGCTACCGTAAAGACGAAATTCTGGCACTCTATCTGAACCAGATTTACCTTGGCAGCGGCGCCTATGGAGTGGAGGCTGCGGCAAACACCTATTTTGGCAAGCACGTCTGGCAGCTGGATCTGGCCGAGTGCGCCCTGATTGCTGGTCTGCCTCGGGCCCCCAATCGCTACTCGCCGCTTCTTCACCCAGACAGGGCTATGCAGCGAAGGGCTGCGGTGCTCAAGAATCTGCTGCACACAGGATATATCACTGCAGAGCAGTACTCTGCAGCATCAGCAAAACCGCTGCAGCTCGCTGCCGAGCAGAACACCGGCAACAGAGCGCCCTACTTCGTCTCCTATCTCAGACCAAAGCTGGAGAAGATCCTCGGGGAAAACCTCCTCTATAGAGGCGGACTCAGAGTTTCCACCACCTTGCGGGCAGACTGGCAGCAGGCGGCGCGCAGCGCTCTCGAGAGCGGCCTCGAGGTTGTGGATCGCCGCCATCCCGAGAGCAGAGAGCAGGTGGAGGGGGCCATAATCGTCCTCGATGTCCACACCGGCATGATTCGCGCCATGGTAGGCGGCCGCAGCCATGACCGGAGCAAGTTCAACAGGGCCGTACAGGCCAAGCGTCAGCCCGGCTCCGCCTTCAAGCCGATTATTTATGCCTACGCCCTGGAGCACGGCTACACGCAAGCCAGCCGCATCTGGGATGCCCCCATATCCTATCCTCAGAAGAACGGCGGCCGCTGGCAGCCGCAAAACTACTCCGGCACCTACGAGGGCGAAATTACCCTGCGCCGGGCCCTGGAGATTTCCCAGAACATTGTAGCCATCAAGCTGCTGGAGCGACTGGGAGTGAATCCCGTGATCGATTTTGCACACCGCCTGGGCATCAAAAGCAATTTGCAGCCGAACCTCTCCCTGGCTCTGGGCACTTCGGAGGTGAGTCTGTTGGAGCTCGTTTCAGCCTACCAGGCCTTTGCCAATGGCGGCATCTGGATCGAGCCTGCCGGGATAACCGCAGTGGTTGACTCCCACAACCGACCAGTGTGGCAGAACGTTCCCAACAGTTCGGCGGTTCTCACTCAGGAGGCTGCCTATATTCTGACGGATATGCTCAGAGGCGTAATAAAAAGAGGCACTGGCAGAGCAGCAGCCAGACTGCCCTGGCCTCTGGCTGGCAAAACCGGCACCACTGAGGCCAACCGCGATGCTCTTTTTGTGGGCTACTCTCCCCAGGTGGCGGTGGGAGTCTGGGTGGGCTACGACAGCAGCAAGAGTCTGGGACGAGGAGAGACCGGGGCCAGGGCCGCACTCCCTATCTGGAAAAAGGTGATGCGTGCTATTCTGCCGCAGACCGAGAGGAGAGATTTTGAACGACCGGACACGGTGATCCTGGTGCAAATGGATGAAAAGACTGGCAAGCGCGCCACGCAGCAGTGCAGGGATGCAGTCACCGCTGCCTTTGTGAAAGGAACAGAACCAGGCGAGTATTGTGAAGAGGGCAGTGAGACCAGTGGCGGCAAATTTTACTAG
- a CDS encoding metallophosphoesterase family protein produces MKENSASYTVGVLSDTHGSLRPEVLKIFREVDMIVHAGDIGSIEVIEGLRKVAPVVAVRGNMDYQRWADSLPVSELVELGEVLLYVLHDRALLDLDPAAAGISAVISGHTHRAAVEQRGGVLYVNPGTAGPFRGPTSVALLRITGKQVQAQVMRLDQEDSSVRKRGGSLK; encoded by the coding sequence ATGAAGGAGAATTCTGCCAGCTATACTGTGGGCGTCCTGTCGGATACGCACGGGTCTCTGCGGCCCGAGGTGCTGAAAATCTTTCGAGAGGTTGACATGATCGTCCACGCTGGTGACATTGGCAGTATCGAAGTGATCGAGGGGTTGCGCAAGGTGGCTCCGGTGGTTGCCGTGCGGGGGAACATGGACTATCAAAGATGGGCCGATTCTCTGCCGGTCAGTGAACTGGTAGAGCTGGGAGAGGTTTTGCTCTATGTGCTGCACGACAGAGCACTGCTTGATCTGGACCCGGCTGCTGCTGGCATCAGCGCCGTGATCAGCGGACACACTCACAGGGCGGCAGTGGAGCAGCGTGGCGGGGTGCTCTATGTTAATCCCGGTACTGCCGGGCCTTTCAGGGGACCAACCTCGGTTGCTCTTCTGCGCATAACAGGCAAGCAAGTGCAGGCGCAGGTGATGCGACTCGACCAGGAAGACTCCTCTGTCCGCAAAAGGGGTGGGTCTCTAAAATAG